The following are encoded in a window of Amycolatopsis solani genomic DNA:
- a CDS encoding polysaccharide deacetylase family protein — translation MRSLFRFGAGLAAVAAAAACGTPAPAPAPPPAPSPAAAPARVTAASARQTGADELGRVPVLMYHRLAERPRSVYERTPADFTAELDRLAAENYVPVTTAEFVTHRLDLPAGAHPVVLTFDDGDPSVFSLTPQGQPAAGTAIRILLDVAAAHPGFRPVASLYVNERPFGSDGDRELGWLAAHGFEIGNHTRHHTNLRTATESQAVKAIAEEDAALRAYRPRTLALPYGARPRRPELALRGPGFSYDGVLLVGAGPAPSPCSSGFDPAAIPRIRSQSAGAEAEYGSAHWLDVLASPNGHRYTSDGDPATVAYPRSGPAPAPTCASVGLAY, via the coding sequence ATGCGCAGTCTTTTCCGGTTCGGAGCCGGGCTCGCCGCCGTGGCCGCGGCGGCCGCTTGCGGCACCCCGGCCCCGGCACCCGCACCACCACCGGCGCCCTCGCCGGCCGCCGCGCCCGCCCGGGTCACGGCCGCGTCCGCTCGCCAGACGGGCGCCGACGAGCTCGGCCGGGTGCCGGTCCTGATGTACCACCGGCTCGCCGAACGGCCGCGGTCGGTCTACGAGCGCACGCCCGCCGACTTCACCGCGGAGCTCGATCGGCTCGCCGCGGAGAACTACGTCCCGGTCACCACGGCCGAGTTCGTGACCCACCGGCTCGACCTCCCGGCCGGCGCGCACCCGGTGGTCCTGACCTTCGACGACGGCGACCCGAGCGTGTTCTCCCTGACTCCGCAAGGACAACCGGCGGCCGGCACCGCGATCCGGATCCTGCTGGACGTCGCGGCCGCCCACCCGGGTTTCCGCCCGGTGGCGAGCCTGTACGTCAACGAGCGCCCGTTCGGCTCGGACGGGGATCGGGAACTGGGCTGGCTGGCCGCGCACGGTTTCGAGATCGGCAACCACACCCGCCACCACACGAACCTGCGCACGGCGACGGAAAGCCAAGCGGTGAAGGCGATCGCGGAGGAGGACGCCGCGCTCCGCGCCTACCGTCCCCGAACGTTGGCCCTGCCGTACGGGGCGCGTCCCCGGCGTCCCGAGCTGGCGCTGCGCGGCCCGGGATTCTCCTACGACGGCGTGCTGCTGGTGGGTGCCGGGCCCGCGCCTTCGCCGTGTTCCAGCGGCTTCGACCCCGCGGCGATCCCCCGGATCCGCTCGCAGTCGGCCGGCGCGGAAGCGGAGTACGGCTCGGCGCACTGGCTCGACGTGCTCGCCTCGCCGAACGGCCACCGCTACACC
- a CDS encoding WGxxGxxG family protein encodes MNRTARNLLTWCAAAAAIALTGATPASAAPAPPVPHQAGSDVQDVQDDNDDNGLWGLLGLVGLLGLGGLVRRGPQTGAMAGYPAAGEPPRAGRPESDARPPVNTYPPAAPRRNPPGA; translated from the coding sequence ATGAACCGGACCGCGAGGAACCTGCTCACCTGGTGTGCCGCGGCGGCCGCCATCGCCCTGACCGGCGCCACCCCGGCGTCGGCGGCACCGGCACCGCCGGTGCCGCACCAGGCCGGCAGTGACGTCCAGGACGTCCAGGACGACAACGACGACAACGGTTTGTGGGGTCTACTCGGCCTGGTGGGGTTGCTGGGCCTGGGCGGTCTGGTCCGGCGCGGACCCCAGACCGGTGCCATGGCGGGGTATCCCGCGGCGGGCGAACCCCCGCGCGCCGGCCGGCCGGAGTCCGATGCGCGGCCGCCGGTGAACACGTACCCGCCGGCCGCCCCGCGACGGAACCCGCCGGGCGCCTGA